TCCAAACACTGTGGCCAGCAGGACCTCCCTCCCTTGGTCTTCTTAACGAGCCTGTAAACCAAGAAGGCGGCGGTCACCATCCCCACTTTTCGAATTAAGAATAGTGAAGGCCAGGAAGTTAACAATTCTCGTCCCGGCTTGAGATCTCACTCTTCAAAGCCTAGTAGCTGTCCCAGAAAATATCCCAGGGAAAGCTTTTGCTAgtcaccccccgcccctgccccagagCTCACACTCTGGAACGACTTGGGAATGGCCAGATGTGCTCTCTGCGCACGCGCGGCTCtcccgggggcggggcctcagAGCGCGCCAGCCCCACCGCCCCGCCtctcggccccgcccccggccctgccCAATCCTAGGCGCGGCGGGCTCGCGAGTCCAAGCCGGGAGGTAGGGAAAGGCGGGGGTGTCCGCGTGGGGTCTTGCACGGCGTCGCGGCCGGGCCCCGGAGTCCCGAGGCGAGAAGGGCCAGCGGCGACTCCGGGCCGCTGCTCGCCGCCATCTTGCCCCCGGAGAGGGCAGCGGCGGGCGGGGAGGCGTACCCCGGGGCCGGGCTTGGGCCGCGGGCCCGGGCGGAGCGGCGGGAGGCGGGACCCTTCGGCGGAGGGGGGCCGTAACTGTCGGGCCGGCGGGGCGTGGGAAGGCGCCGGGTCGGAGGCCGGAGACCGCGCGAGGCCCGGGCCTCCCCGCCGACCAGCTCCGAGGCGTGGGCCGGCCCCGCCGGGCCGCGGTGTCCCCACAGAACCGCGCTGCCGTGTATGAACGTTTCAGAGGTCCTCTGGCTTGATCCTGACGCCGCAGGCcttggaaggaggcagggaatgTGGCTGTTGGCCCATTTTGCAGacaggaaacaggctcagagtggggaggggattttaagtatttaatatcaGGAGAAAGTTTGGTGAACTCTCTTCCCTCCTTATattagttttattcatttcttgctttttctttttcttataaatttaaaaatacagaaaaatagaatattataacGGTTCGCCCAGTGACGCCCAGCAAGGTCATGGCGGTGGGATTCAGTCTTAGTCCACCAAATCCAGCACCCTTTTTACCGGGCCACTCTGCCTTCCCTGTCAAAGGAAGGGGCTGAGCTCAGGGATTGTTAGGGAAGTGACCggcagttcttttttcttttctttccttctttctttctgttgttcatcAGTCTCTTCTGCATCATCAGAGCTAGGAAGCGTTCAGAAGCCAAGTCATGGATCCACCTGCCCGCAAAGAAAAATCCAAAGTTAAAGAACCTGTCAGCAGAGTGGAGAAGGCCAAGCAGAAATCAGCCCAGCAGGAGCTGAAGCAAAGACAAAGAGCAGAGGTGAGATAAAGATGGGCGAGTATACCTGTGGTCTGCTGGAGATGATGCTGGAatagagacaggagagagaactgTGATGCAGTTGTGCCTCCAGGAAAGCAGGTGCTCTCCTGGGAGGAGATCGAGGTCCAGAATGATGGAGTGGCAGCCCAGAGTCTCTTGCCAGGTTACTGTCAGAGCCCTGACTGTCCCCACGTGATTCCTGGTGCAGAGCCTTTctgcaaggaagaaaggaaaaacagaagggaCGTGTGAGGGAGGGGTCAGAGTGAGACAACAAGTGTTGGATACCCGCTAGCACAGATGTTCGGGATTTGGCCGGGGAGCAGCTAGCTGCTCATAACCAGAAGAGGCCCAGGTCCTATAGCCACCAGACCTGTTCCTTTGTTCAGTCGACACAATCAACTTGAGAATGAAAAGCTAGACTGTTGACACTACCTTTGTTGGAACACATCCAGacatgtagggtttttttttttttagtatttaatatCATAAGAAAGCTTGCTGCACTGTCTTCCCTCTTTCTAgtcattttatttgttccttttttgagacattaaaaaatacGGAAGAGCAGACTGTTATAACAGACACCTGCGTACTCAGCACCCCAGATTGGTGGTGATTAATATTTTGTCATACTCGCCTGGAGcctttcagataaataaaaattacatatgaatTTGAAGTCCTCTTTGTCCATTCCTGTCTTAACaccctttttccctttctgtgggCAACCATTATAATGTTTTATGCTTTTACACTCAAATATATTAATAGATATCCTTGAGCAATATACaatgttcttttgtgttttaaaattttatattaataaaattctgtgttttgGGACACCcggctggcttggtcagtagagtgtacaactcttgatctcgggggtgtgagtttaagccccatgttgggcatagagattgcttaaaaataaaatcttaaaaaaaattatcaaaaaataaataagtaggggcacctgggtggctcagttggtgaagcatctgacttcaactcaggtcatgatctcacagttcgtgagttcaagccccacgttgggctctgtgctggcagtgtggagcctgcttaggattctctctccttctctctctgcccctcccctactcatacactcatgctctctctctgtctctctttcaaaaataagtaaacattaaaaaaaattaaaacctgacaaaatcctcctttaaaaaaagaaaaataaataagtaaaaaataaaattctgtgttttatttgaCCCTTTGCCTACATTATGTTTTTTAGGACTATTCATGTTATTATAATAATGTAGTTTATTCCTCATCACTGCTTACagtaatctattttattttattttttgactttttatttaaattccagttaacttacagtgtaatattagtttcaggtgtacaatgtagtgattgaacacttccatacatcacccggtgctcattaTCCACCtgacccatcccccccaccccaacctcctctctgataaccatcaattcgttctctatagttaagagtctgtttcttaggttaagaaacaaaagaaatgagcatAGGAGAAAAAGAGATACAGTAGTCTGTTTTATGAATCCACTTGGGTATATTTACCCATTCTTCCAgtaatgaacatttaaattacTTGTAGATTTTTACTACTACAGATATTACTGTAGTGAAAAACTTTTCGATGTCATAGATGCTTTGGCACCTGTGCTAGAATTTCCGTAGAGCATCTATAACTAGAAGTAGAATGGCTGTGGATATTTCCGTTGTACTAGACATTGCCAGATTGCTGTCAAAGAGGTGATACAGTGTGCAttagcagtgtaagagggttctcaTTCCTCACTTCTTTTCCTACTTGATAGCGAAAGACTTCACATTTTTGTTGATTTGATCCGTTCATTAAGTCCTGAGCTGCTAGTAGGTGCCAGGCGCCGTTGCAGGAGCTTGAGACCCATGACTGGACCAGGCGGAGAAGAATGCCTGCCTTCGTGGAGCTGCATTCATTGGGGGAGGCGCTTTATACTAAGTAAACTGTATAATAGAGTGTTTGAAGTTAATCCATAAACAGAAATCTACCTTTGGGTTAAGACTGACCGCCTGAGGGCTGTGGACTTGGATTCTAACAAATTATTCTCCCCTTCTtcacctccccatccccacctggATCCAGGCCCCAGATGTTCTTATTGCATTGCGCTCTGGGGAACAGTTGGAGGGTTGCTCTAAGAAACAGTCTGAGGCAACCGTCCTTTGTGCACACTGTAAGGAAAGATGCTGTCAGGGACATTCTTGTCCTTATTGACATCCTTCTGGTGAGGTTCCACAGGTTAGATTTATTAGTCCAACTCTAAATCCCCGCTCCTCTATGAACCCCAGTTCTTCCCATGG
The sequence above is drawn from the Neofelis nebulosa isolate mNeoNeb1 chromosome 2, mNeoNeb1.pri, whole genome shotgun sequence genome and encodes:
- the SVBP gene encoding small vasohibin-binding protein, with translation MDPPARKEKSKVKEPVSRVEKAKQKSAQQELKQRQRAEIYALNRVMTELEQQQFDEFCKQMQPPGE